TTTAGAGTAATGTTTAGGATTAATCAGGAAGTTATGCTGCCTGATATATTCTTTCCAAATATCTTCATTCACACTGTGAGCCTGTTTAAGGAAAAGCCTGGCCTCTATCATTTCATAAATGAAATTCATGGCCTCACCATATATTTCCTTCAAAGAATCTATTTCTGTATCTACGATCTGATAAAGCACTTCTTCTTCAATGGATCCCAAATACGCAAGATGTCTGAGAACCGGATAAAGATTGTAATAGACCACGTGAGTTCTGATGAAGCTCTCTGCCTTTTCATTTCTGATGCCCAATCCACCTGGAATATATTGATCAAAACTTACATTTACCTTATCTGCATTCTGGTGAACAAATGTATGCTCAATATTGCTGTTATAGATTATTCCTTCTTCTATATACTTTCCAACTGCTGTTTTCAGCACTGAATGGGTATATTCTGAAAACCAACGAATAATGGCTCCTTTTTTATCATAATCCGTTTCCAATGCTATATTCTTAGAAATGAATTCCAGAAGGTGATCATTATCGTACCCAAAGAAATTAAAGACTGCCCCTCCTTTAACGGAACCACTGAAAGAATCAGAATCTTCTGCAATGATAAGTCCAGGATCAAAATACTCATCAAATTCCTCAGAAAAATATTTGATATAAGCTTCTTCAGGATTTTCTAATGTTGTATTCCCTCCATAAGCAGTTGAAATAAGAAATCGATAAGCTTCTTCAGCACTGATCTTAACGATTTCGCCCATTCTTTTTTCTCTATATCCTACCTCTTTGCCTATGTAGTGAACTCCGGTAGTAGAAAAATTCTTTACAGGAACAATTAAATAAGAATCCTTACCTGTAATATTAATTCGGATGAATTTACTTTCAGAACAATTGTTCATGAACGTTGACAACTCTTCATCAAACTTTGGTATAAGGTCAAAATAATACCAGTTTTTGTTTTCCAATAAGTACAAACCGACACTCATTATTATCTTTGTTTAGATTAAATAAAAATTAAGACAAATATATACATATTTTTCACCTGGCAAAAGAATTATTTAAAATACCGAAAATGAACAATTTAAAAACATGATTATCAATATATTAAAACAGATAACTCAAATTAATTAATACACCAAAAAGTGAATACGCAAATTTTATCGCTCCCCGTTTTTAATAGCAAAGAGCAATTTATGGTATCTTAAAAAATACAGTTTTAAGAATTAAATAAAAAAACAGCAGAAAAATATAAAATGTCTCAACATGAGATTTTATAGGAATTGTAAGTGTCTGTGGCAAATTTATATTCAATAGAAAGCTTTCGGTCTTCTATTGAAAAGCGTAATTTTGCTTACATTAAAGTTTACAGTATGAAAAAGTCGATTGCCATTTTTATAATGGTATTTTTTGCAACGGGATTTATGAAGAGCCAGGACAGAACCTCAGATCCTTTACTCTTACAAACCTGGAAACTGAATACATTGGATAACTATATTTATACTTATGAAAAACAGAATATCTTTAATGCCAAAAGCCCAGGTTTAAAATTTAGTAAAAACGGTAAAATCATTGGAAATTTAAGCAAATCTGCCAATGGATATGATTCAAAAGAAGATTTCCCGGGCAAAGCCTCAAAAATGGAACGCTATATGGGAAATTGGAAAAAAGTATCCGACACCACCATAGCCATTATGTTTTCTTCAAATAACAGTATGGATGGAACTTTTGTCATTTCAAGGCTTACGGAAAATGGACTAAAACTGAGAAAAGTTTTCAGCGCGGATATCGAAAAGAAATTGGATTCTATACGAAGAACAAAAAATATTTCTTATTAAGGTCCAAAAAGCTTTACCGAAATTATCAGCTTCAATAAAAATAGTTTTAGTAAAGCTTCTTTATATTTGCAATTTAAAACAGTAAAAATGATAATAAACAGACTATTCGCTTTCTTCTTATTGATAGCGAGTTGCAATTTATACTTTTCTCAGGATGTGTCGATTAAAGACGATAAAGTTCTCTTGGATGGAAAACAAATTCTAAAAGCAGAAAAGATCAATCTTACCCAATATTCATTTTTTTCCATGAAAGATGATGAAGAAATATTGATGTACAGATACATGGATAATGAAACCCCGAGATATGTAAACGACGATTACTTTATTCTCAATTTTTTATCAGAAAAGACTAAAGTAGAATCTACTGATTTAGCTAAAATCGCCAATTTTATGAATTCCAAGAAAGGAATGGAAAAACTCGTAAGATGGTTGTTAAAAGAAAGAGTGATCAATCAGTATGGAGACCTTAACCCTGATCGTCTTACCATATTTAAAGAAAAATACGACGAAAATATTACCCAAAGAACACTTAGATAATGACCAAAATTCTTCTTCTCTCGGACTCGCACTCTTATATAGATGACCGCATTCTTGAATATGCATCTCAGGCAGATGAAATCTGGCATTGTGGAGACTTCGGAAGTATGGAAATTATTGAACAACTAGAAAAAATAAAACCTTTAAAAGGTGTTTACGGAAATATAGATAATCCCAAAATTCAATCCGAGTTTCCTGAGGTTAATCGTTTTTTCTGTGAAAAGCTGGAGGTTTTAATGATTCACATTGGTGGCTATCCCGGAAAATATACTCCACTGACCAAAACTGAGATTGCTAAAAAGGCTCCTAAATTATTTATCTCAGGACATTCTCATATTTTAAAGGCTATGTATGACGAAAAAAACAGCCTTTTACACCTGAATCCGGGAGCTTGTGGAAAACAAGGCTGGCATAAAGTGAGAACAATGATGCGTTTTGTGGTAGATGGTGAAGAGATAAAGGATCTTGAAGTGATTGAATTAGGCCCGAGGGTTTAAGAGTTCTAGAATTTGAGCGTTTGAGAATATCAAGGTTAAATAAAATAAAGAAATAGAGGCTCTGGAGATGATTAGCAAGCTCAAGAGTATAAAGAACTGGATAAAGCCTAACAGGTTTAGAGCATGAAAACGAAGTATTATTAAAAAGATGAAAATTGGTGATACAGTATCTGTAGTGGATGAAGATTTAAGCGGAGTGGTAACTTCCGTGAAGGGAAATATTGTATTTTTTAAAGATGAATTTGGTTTCATCCATCAATACTCCAAAGAAAAACTGGTTCCCAAGGATACTGATCTTTATGAAAATATCCGTGTGGTAAAAAAAGCAGAACCTAAAAAAATTATTTCTAAAAAACATCAGAAAAATCATTTGGTTGTAGACCTTCATTTTCATAATTTGGTAAAGAATCCTCATGACTATGACAGCTTTGAAAGATTGTTTATTCAAAAGGAAAAACTGATCGAAGTGATAGAGTTTTGCAGAAAGAACAATCTTAAGAGGTTGGAGATCGTTCACGGAATTGGGGATGGGGTTTTACAGAGAATGGTTCGGGATGTTTTGGAAAGCCAGGTTAATATTGATTTTTATAATAAGGAAATACTTCACCATCAATCGGGTGCGGTAATGGTAGAATTTCACTAAATTTGCAGGAATTGAAATATGAACGTACTTAATTTACTTTTTACCAAAGACGGATTGATCTATCAGATTGTTAAAAACAAAAGCATTCTGGAGGAAAAATCTTATTTTGTGACTGAAGAAACACCAGCCAACCTTATCGAGGAAAAACTGGATGAAGTTCTTATCAAACAGCGTTTTGATGAGATCCAGGTGATTTCTGCCCTAAATCACTTTACATTGATGCCGGAAGGTTTTTCCGATCATGATGCAGGATTTGACCTCATCTCATTCAATGCACCGGCAGATAGAGATAAAGAAGAGCTGATGCTTTCTATTAACAAAAAATTCAACATTCAGTTTTATTATACTTTTCCCAAAAATTACTACAAGAAAATAAAAGAACTGGCGATACCGGTACATTTTAATTTTTCAGGAGAAAAGTTTTTAAGCTCCATCAATAATAAGAATAATAAAGAAATCCATATTAACCTTTATCATAACCAATGTGAGTTTTTCGCTATTGATAATAAGAAAATCATCCTTTACAATAACCTGGATGTAAATTCTGAGGTAGATTTCCTTTATTTCGTTATGTTTACTTTAAGTAAAATTGGTTTCGGAATCAATGAAACTACTTTTTATGCTTACGGGGAAACTACAGAGAACGAAACATTTATTTCCGAGCTTCAGAAGTTTGTAAAAAACCTGAAAATCGTTTTTGACAATATTCCTAATAAGAATTTTATACTTAATTAGGTTATAAGTCGCAGGGAATAAAGCCCAAGCATAATCACCTGCCTCCTGTAATCTACTACCT
This is a stretch of genomic DNA from Chryseobacterium tructae. It encodes these proteins:
- a CDS encoding GNAT family N-acetyltransferase; the protein is MSVGLYLLENKNWYYFDLIPKFDEELSTFMNNCSESKFIRINITGKDSYLIVPVKNFSTTGVHYIGKEVGYREKRMGEIVKISAEEAYRFLISTAYGGNTTLENPEEAYIKYFSEEFDEYFDPGLIIAEDSDSFSGSVKGGAVFNFFGYDNDHLLEFISKNIALETDYDKKGAIIRWFSEYTHSVLKTAVGKYIEEGIIYNSNIEHTFVHQNADKVNVSFDQYIPGGLGIRNEKAESFIRTHVVYYNLYPVLRHLAYLGSIEEEVLYQIVDTEIDSLKEIYGEAMNFIYEMIEARLFLKQAHSVNEDIWKEYIRQHNFLINPKHYSKKLIKPDYGEILHKRYFNNGTLEITLRAFNPETDMEFLHEWSNMEYAKKYWEMDVDQHEFEEAYIKHMGVDYSHPYIGLLNGNPIFTLELYWAVKDEVGKYYRFNPGDYGFHMLIAPAKEKIPNFSMNALAMCMEYFFSFPQLTRMIGEASASHKGTHNLITKVGCEFNRSLALPYKTSNLTFLSREKFYETTEDIFKNSVLKINITT
- a CDS encoding metallophosphoesterase family protein — translated: MTKILLLSDSHSYIDDRILEYASQADEIWHCGDFGSMEIIEQLEKIKPLKGVYGNIDNPKIQSEFPEVNRFFCEKLEVLMIHIGGYPGKYTPLTKTEIAKKAPKLFISGHSHILKAMYDEKNSLLHLNPGACGKQGWHKVRTMMRFVVDGEEIKDLEVIELGPRV
- a CDS encoding Smr/MutS family protein, with the protein product MKIGDTVSVVDEDLSGVVTSVKGNIVFFKDEFGFIHQYSKEKLVPKDTDLYENIRVVKKAEPKKIISKKHQKNHLVVDLHFHNLVKNPHDYDSFERLFIQKEKLIEVIEFCRKNNLKRLEIVHGIGDGVLQRMVRDVLESQVNIDFYNKEILHHQSGAVMVEFH
- a CDS encoding DUF3822 family protein, with the protein product MNVLNLLFTKDGLIYQIVKNKSILEEKSYFVTEETPANLIEEKLDEVLIKQRFDEIQVISALNHFTLMPEGFSDHDAGFDLISFNAPADRDKEELMLSINKKFNIQFYYTFPKNYYKKIKELAIPVHFNFSGEKFLSSINNKNNKEIHINLYHNQCEFFAIDNKKIILYNNLDVNSEVDFLYFVMFTLSKIGFGINETTFYAYGETTENETFISELQKFVKNLKIVFDNIPNKNFILN